The following are from one region of the Quercus robur chromosome 1, dhQueRobu3.1, whole genome shotgun sequence genome:
- the LOC126726975 gene encoding two-component response regulator ARR17-like isoform X1, translating into MRMASSSSFSSASMALGDEKPHVLAVDDSLLDRKLIEKLLTNSSCKVTTAENGQKALELLGLGDGQHTLNSVASKVNLIITDYCMPGMTGYELLKKIKESPTMKDIPVVIVSSENVPTRIKKCMDEGAEEFMLKPLQKSDVNRLRCQLTKFSNPHKGMLCMGR; encoded by the exons ATGAgaatggcttcttcttcttctttttcttcagcaTCAATGGCATTGGGGGATGAGAAACCACATGTTTTAGCTGTTGATGACAGCTTGTTGGACCGCAAACTCATTGAAAAGCTACTTACCAACTCTTCATGTAAAG TGACTACAGCAGAAAACGGGCAAAAGGCACTGGAGTTGTTGGGCCTGGGTGATGGGCAACACACCCTCAATAGCGTT GCTTCGAAGGTAAACTTGATAATCACTGATTATTGTATGCCAGGGATGACAGGGTatgaactattaaaaaaaattaag GAATCCCCTACCATGAAGGATATACCAGTGGTGATAGTGTCATCTGAGAATGTCCCAACTCGAATTAAGAA GTGCATGGATGAAGGAGCTGAGGAATTCATGTTGAAGCCGCTCCAGAAATCAGATGTTAATAGGTTAAGATGTCAGTTAACAAAGTTCAGCAATCCTCACAAAGGGATGCTTTGCATGGGAAGATAA
- the LOC126726955 gene encoding uncharacterized protein LOC126726955 isoform X1, which produces MLQWMGGSRRKVANSRKSTQKRQKQYFEQRKQQQQQQTAGSESYADGMNACGEHHKEQRSLDILSLLNLSTVSQECYSACPSGKEDLEVNASTVKYNISKGPPTILSHTVTHPDSVEFKEARSPSHCRVETVSPKKVGIGAHNDNNTVFKGTDSKHDQWKTATDQQLSVLDLLGDDELNGNEEVHPMHEDHVAFSVEGLGKVGMETPVHSPQQPGRYLSFGCSPLKAARQVAMSKNRNSLLGDLEIEMDTMMQDINMPLCGSSLEFSSGIMHSYSNPKQKSVSARTWMQHDSHDSKTNSLFGDRRIFYDRENNNEDIWDARSCFLDDNFLDEREHKVSWKNWPPETESNSMDFLKYGHSEMSDYAFEESHLLKKRDAATAMDRFNILESPASFYKHQASESDIDFMISSRARRPTLGRKFDFRDVTNQSDWFCFTTEDAKDNLSIQSEESCSSSAVWGEATNHLESNAAARQRRRHSNAFASPQKKYDVKKIFAKETWYKDTDEIGQGNDLCGSGKCTNMSNPSKSKPSHHSQGKLGQNDSWFYEDGYNSVKMNSGFSSFTRNSETKLPFSGSKIWMEDPSTELPVPRSDIDAKSSFDRSKYGERLPCSPSGSFIAEKFAFHDSPISSKVKFGSTMPDLSPGSKLEGTPLGLLHLAGSHGETPFPDISAEESASREVENTAKIQPAPFKKLGLIEEICMGNDLFSENKKAIDGSSSGNNGCGCEEERGESQEVMQNLETSSPDHAEQVSSSLSISEKLQSIVEEQEHYDGDEATLPCQNENKEIQDIGPQEKGVVRKTESNCDNSSCQVMMLESYVLQLLCVQNVLKDASAQDTVKKV; this is translated from the exons ATGTTGCAATGGATGGGAGGGTCGAGGCGGAAAGTGGCGAAT TCAAGGAAGTCTACTCAGAAGAG GCAAAAGCAATACTTTGAGCAAAGGAAAcaacagcaacagcagcagACAGCTGGGTCAGAGAGCTATGCTGATGGAATGAACGCATGTGGCGAACATCACAAAGAACAGCGATCACTAGATATTCTTAGTTTGCTTAACTTGTCAACAGTTTCTCAGGAATGCTACTCTGCTTGCCCTAGTG GAAAAGAAGATCTAGAGGTTAATGCTTCAACAGTGAAGTATAATATCTCAAAGGGTCCACCGACAATCCTTTCCCACACAGTTACACATCCTGATTCTGTCGAGTTCAAGGAAGCAA GAAGCCCTTCACATTGCCGAGTGGAGACTGTATCTCCAAAGAA GGTTGGAATTGGTGCCCATAATGATAACAACACTGTTTTCAAGGGAACTGATTCAAAACATGATCAATGGAAGACAGCTACCGATCAGC AGCTATCTGTTCTTGATTTGCTTGGTGATGATGAACTGAACGGCAATGAAGAAGTCCATCCGATGCATGAAGATCATGTTGCATTTTCGGTTGAAG GTTTGGGTAAAGTGGGAATGGAGACACCAGTCCATTCACCACAACAACCTGGCAG GTACCTCTCATTTGGTTGCTCACCTTTGAAGGCTGCAAGGCAAGTAGCTATGTCAAAGAACCGTAACTCATTGCTGGGTGACCTTGAAATTGAAATG GATACAATGATGCAAGATATCAATATGCCCCTATGTGGCAGTTCTCTGGAGTTTTCATCAGGCATAATGCATTCATATAGCAATCCCAAGCAGAAATCAGTCTCTGCCAGAACTTGGATGCAACATGACAGTCATGATAGTAAAACAAATAGTTTGTTTGGTGACAGAAGAATCTTTTATGACCGCGAAAACAACAATGAGGATATATGGGATG CTAGGTCTTGCTTCCTAGATGACAACTTCCTTGATGAGAGGGAGCATAAAGTATCTTGGAAAAATTGGCCACCTGAAACTGAGAGTAATTCtatggattttttaaaatatggacACTCGGAGATGTCAGATTATGCTTTTGAAGAATCCCATCTACTGAAGAAAAG GGATGCTGCAACAGCAATGGACAGATTCAACATCTTAG AGTCACCTGCTTCATTTTACAAGCACCAAGCATCAGAAAGTGACATTGACTTCATGATTTCCAGTAGAGCAAG ACGACCAACTTTGGGAAGAAAGTTTGATTTTAGAGATGTAACCAATCAATCAGATTGGTTTTGCTTTACAACAGAAGATGCAAAAGATAATTTGAGCATCCAGAG CGAAGAGTCCTGCTCATCCAGTGCAG TGTGGGGTGAAGCAACCAATCATTTAGAATCAAATGCTGCAGCAAGACAGAGAAGGAGACATAGCAATGCTTTTGCTAgccctcaaaaaaaatatgatgtgaagaaaatttttgccAAAGAGACATGGTACAAAGACACAGATGAAATTGGACAAGGAAATGATTTGTGTGGTTCAGGAAAATGTACAAATATGTCAAATCCATCAAAGTCAAAACCATCCCATCACTCTCAAGGAAAATTAGGACAAAACGACAGTTGGTTTTATGAGGATGGATATAATTCAGTTAAAATGAATTCAGGTTTCAGTTCTTTCACTCGAAATTCAGAGACAAAACTTCCATTCTCAGGCTCCAAGATTTGGATGGAAGATCCTTCCACTGAGTTGCCTGTCCCTAGATCAGATATTGATGCCAAATCTTCTTTTGATAGATCTAAGTATGGGGAACGTTTACCATGCTCACCTTCTGGCAGTTTTATCGCTGAAAAGTTTGCATTTCATGATTCCCCTATATCCTCCAAGGTTAAGTTTGGCTCAACCATGCCAGATTTATCTCCTGGTTCTAAATTGGAAGGCACGCCTCTGGGTCTCTTGCATCTGGCTGGCTCTCATGGTGAGACACCCTTTCCTGATATATCAGCAGAGGAAAGTGCTAGTAGAGAAGTGGAAAATACAGCAAAAATCCAGCCAGCCCCCTTCAAAAAATTGGGGCTCATTGAAGAAATTTGCATGGGTAATGACCTTTTTTCAGAGAATAAAAAGGCAATAGATGGTTCGAGCTCAGGCAACAATGGTTGTGGATGCGAGGAAGAGAGAGGTGAATCTCAAGAAGTAATGCAAAATTTAGAAACATCTTCTCCAGACCATGCAGAGCAGGTGTCATCGTCTTTGTCAATCTCTGAAAAACTTCAAAGCATCGTAGAAGAACAAGA ACATTATGATGGCGATGAAGCTACTCTTCCATGTCAAAATGAGAATAAAG AAATACAAGATATTGGACCTCAGGAAAAAGGGGTAGTAAGGAAAACAGAGAGTAACTGTGACAACTCATCTTGTCAGGTGATGATGCTTGAAAGCTATGTTCTTCAGCTTCTTTGTGTGCAAAATGTACTGAAGGATGCATCTGCACAGGACACCGTTAAGAAGGTATAA
- the LOC126726975 gene encoding two-component response regulator ARR17-like isoform X2, with protein MRMASSSSFSSASMALGDEKPHVLAVDDSLLDRKLIEKLLTNSSCKVTTAENGQKALELLGLGDGQHTLNSVESPTMKDIPVVIVSSENVPTRIKKCMDEGAEEFMLKPLQKSDVNRLRCQLTKFSNPHKGMLCMGR; from the exons ATGAgaatggcttcttcttcttctttttcttcagcaTCAATGGCATTGGGGGATGAGAAACCACATGTTTTAGCTGTTGATGACAGCTTGTTGGACCGCAAACTCATTGAAAAGCTACTTACCAACTCTTCATGTAAAG TGACTACAGCAGAAAACGGGCAAAAGGCACTGGAGTTGTTGGGCCTGGGTGATGGGCAACACACCCTCAATAGCGTT GAATCCCCTACCATGAAGGATATACCAGTGGTGATAGTGTCATCTGAGAATGTCCCAACTCGAATTAAGAA GTGCATGGATGAAGGAGCTGAGGAATTCATGTTGAAGCCGCTCCAGAAATCAGATGTTAATAGGTTAAGATGTCAGTTAACAAAGTTCAGCAATCCTCACAAAGGGATGCTTTGCATGGGAAGATAA
- the LOC126726955 gene encoding uncharacterized protein LOC126726955 isoform X2, with protein MDLHYCVNLGIPSHCRVETVSPKKVGIGAHNDNNTVFKGTDSKHDQWKTATDQQLSVLDLLGDDELNGNEEVHPMHEDHVAFSVEGLGKVGMETPVHSPQQPGRYLSFGCSPLKAARQVAMSKNRNSLLGDLEIEMDTMMQDINMPLCGSSLEFSSGIMHSYSNPKQKSVSARTWMQHDSHDSKTNSLFGDRRIFYDRENNNEDIWDARSCFLDDNFLDEREHKVSWKNWPPETESNSMDFLKYGHSEMSDYAFEESHLLKKRDAATAMDRFNILESPASFYKHQASESDIDFMISSRARRPTLGRKFDFRDVTNQSDWFCFTTEDAKDNLSIQSEESCSSSAVWGEATNHLESNAAARQRRRHSNAFASPQKKYDVKKIFAKETWYKDTDEIGQGNDLCGSGKCTNMSNPSKSKPSHHSQGKLGQNDSWFYEDGYNSVKMNSGFSSFTRNSETKLPFSGSKIWMEDPSTELPVPRSDIDAKSSFDRSKYGERLPCSPSGSFIAEKFAFHDSPISSKVKFGSTMPDLSPGSKLEGTPLGLLHLAGSHGETPFPDISAEESASREVENTAKIQPAPFKKLGLIEEICMGNDLFSENKKAIDGSSSGNNGCGCEEERGESQEVMQNLETSSPDHAEQVSSSLSISEKLQSIVEEQEHYDGDEATLPCQNENKEIQDIGPQEKGVVRKTESNCDNSSCQVMMLESYVLQLLCVQNVLKDASAQDTVKKV; from the exons ATGGATCTCCACTACTGTGTGAACTTAGGCAT CCCTTCACATTGCCGAGTGGAGACTGTATCTCCAAAGAA GGTTGGAATTGGTGCCCATAATGATAACAACACTGTTTTCAAGGGAACTGATTCAAAACATGATCAATGGAAGACAGCTACCGATCAGC AGCTATCTGTTCTTGATTTGCTTGGTGATGATGAACTGAACGGCAATGAAGAAGTCCATCCGATGCATGAAGATCATGTTGCATTTTCGGTTGAAG GTTTGGGTAAAGTGGGAATGGAGACACCAGTCCATTCACCACAACAACCTGGCAG GTACCTCTCATTTGGTTGCTCACCTTTGAAGGCTGCAAGGCAAGTAGCTATGTCAAAGAACCGTAACTCATTGCTGGGTGACCTTGAAATTGAAATG GATACAATGATGCAAGATATCAATATGCCCCTATGTGGCAGTTCTCTGGAGTTTTCATCAGGCATAATGCATTCATATAGCAATCCCAAGCAGAAATCAGTCTCTGCCAGAACTTGGATGCAACATGACAGTCATGATAGTAAAACAAATAGTTTGTTTGGTGACAGAAGAATCTTTTATGACCGCGAAAACAACAATGAGGATATATGGGATG CTAGGTCTTGCTTCCTAGATGACAACTTCCTTGATGAGAGGGAGCATAAAGTATCTTGGAAAAATTGGCCACCTGAAACTGAGAGTAATTCtatggattttttaaaatatggacACTCGGAGATGTCAGATTATGCTTTTGAAGAATCCCATCTACTGAAGAAAAG GGATGCTGCAACAGCAATGGACAGATTCAACATCTTAG AGTCACCTGCTTCATTTTACAAGCACCAAGCATCAGAAAGTGACATTGACTTCATGATTTCCAGTAGAGCAAG ACGACCAACTTTGGGAAGAAAGTTTGATTTTAGAGATGTAACCAATCAATCAGATTGGTTTTGCTTTACAACAGAAGATGCAAAAGATAATTTGAGCATCCAGAG CGAAGAGTCCTGCTCATCCAGTGCAG TGTGGGGTGAAGCAACCAATCATTTAGAATCAAATGCTGCAGCAAGACAGAGAAGGAGACATAGCAATGCTTTTGCTAgccctcaaaaaaaatatgatgtgaagaaaatttttgccAAAGAGACATGGTACAAAGACACAGATGAAATTGGACAAGGAAATGATTTGTGTGGTTCAGGAAAATGTACAAATATGTCAAATCCATCAAAGTCAAAACCATCCCATCACTCTCAAGGAAAATTAGGACAAAACGACAGTTGGTTTTATGAGGATGGATATAATTCAGTTAAAATGAATTCAGGTTTCAGTTCTTTCACTCGAAATTCAGAGACAAAACTTCCATTCTCAGGCTCCAAGATTTGGATGGAAGATCCTTCCACTGAGTTGCCTGTCCCTAGATCAGATATTGATGCCAAATCTTCTTTTGATAGATCTAAGTATGGGGAACGTTTACCATGCTCACCTTCTGGCAGTTTTATCGCTGAAAAGTTTGCATTTCATGATTCCCCTATATCCTCCAAGGTTAAGTTTGGCTCAACCATGCCAGATTTATCTCCTGGTTCTAAATTGGAAGGCACGCCTCTGGGTCTCTTGCATCTGGCTGGCTCTCATGGTGAGACACCCTTTCCTGATATATCAGCAGAGGAAAGTGCTAGTAGAGAAGTGGAAAATACAGCAAAAATCCAGCCAGCCCCCTTCAAAAAATTGGGGCTCATTGAAGAAATTTGCATGGGTAATGACCTTTTTTCAGAGAATAAAAAGGCAATAGATGGTTCGAGCTCAGGCAACAATGGTTGTGGATGCGAGGAAGAGAGAGGTGAATCTCAAGAAGTAATGCAAAATTTAGAAACATCTTCTCCAGACCATGCAGAGCAGGTGTCATCGTCTTTGTCAATCTCTGAAAAACTTCAAAGCATCGTAGAAGAACAAGA ACATTATGATGGCGATGAAGCTACTCTTCCATGTCAAAATGAGAATAAAG AAATACAAGATATTGGACCTCAGGAAAAAGGGGTAGTAAGGAAAACAGAGAGTAACTGTGACAACTCATCTTGTCAGGTGATGATGCTTGAAAGCTATGTTCTTCAGCTTCTTTGTGTGCAAAATGTACTGAAGGATGCATCTGCACAGGACACCGTTAAGAAGGTATAA